From the Corvus cornix cornix isolate S_Up_H32 chromosome 1A, ASM73873v5, whole genome shotgun sequence genome, the window TGATTTCGTGAAGAAGTTGGATGTAGTGTGTTGCAGGCATAACCTTGGACTGTGTTTAACTCAAATAAGTTAATAAAAAACAGTCTAGCAAGTAGGAGCTTAATTGCAGCACTGTCAACTATTATCCAAAAAAAGCAGAGTGCTAGCTTGCAATGCAGAGGAAAGATAAATGCATTgagtacaaaaataaatcaatttattATAGTGACCAGTGTAAATGTTCGTGACAGAAATATTCTGTGATCATGCTTTTACGTATCTTTAGTACGCTACCGAtaacatatttttcatgtgaacaATAGTGAGTTCAATGCAAAAATCTGCTAAGTGAAAGGCATGTTAAATTTCTGGGACCTTATTAATATATTGATGATATGAAGCTTTGCTAGGGCATCTAAAATGTACCATAACTTAGCAGTGGTAATGAAATGTTATCAATTGTTCCTATTTGTATTATGGGTTCAGGCAGGCAGTGGTAGTCCCTATATTTTTGTAGAGCATCTAGCACAATGAAGACCAGCTTCCTTGGGAAGTATTGtacaaattttctttccttagatAACATTTGTTGCTACTTACAGAATGCCCTTACTGTTAGCTTCAAATTAAACAGGAGAGCAAAGTCACCGCTGCTAGAGGGGCTGGGCTCCCCTCCCATTCAAGTGACAGCTGATACTGCAGTTGTGGTTTCTTTTAGCTTGACTGTTAAGGCTGATGTAAACAAGGCAAAACTCAGCATGGATGGTATGTGCTCCTAGAATGGTGACTGCAGTCTTCAgatccttgttttgttttggcacACTGAAATTTGTGCTGCTGAATTGAAGTGAGGTTTTGATCTTTACTCGTAACTTCACTGTATGTCAGGTGCCACAGCGCTTGCCTCTGCAATAAATTGCTAACTGAGGTGTTGTATTCAGACAATGGAGTGCACCAGCACCTCACTTCTGAGTTGTCACATTtgtaagaaaaatctttcagaatcctttcagaagaaaaattttcacaAGGCTGTGAGtgtgttgggaaaaaaaggtcattGGGCCTTGTCTACTCTTCCTTGTTACAGTTTTTGAGCAAGTTACTGAAATGGAGCACATTCAGGATACCTGCATGCAGGACTCCAGACAAAGCCAGAAAATGGCTGAAAAAACTCCTGGGGTAGAATTCATCtcaattaattttatatatgtagAAATTAGACATTTAAATCAAAGTTCTTCACCTTAGTGAAGTGGATTTCAGACTTAAAGAGAATGATTCATCTGCTCTGTTTAAGTTATTTATCTTGAGATGAATTTCCCCATTTGGCTGCCTGTTTATTTCTATTATCTAAGACAACACCATGGGAATATCTAAAATGGGTCAAACAGATACCATCCCTGATAACTTGGATGGAACTCAGTCCAAGTTTTATGCCAGGTAAACAATCTGGTAATGATACAAATAAATTGTACCAAATCATCCCATAATCTCTCCAAAATGTAACTGCTTTTCAGTTTACATTAATTTGTaagcaaaggaaacaaataacTTTTCCTTGATATTTTAAGAAGGTCTTGTAAAGTATTGTATCATAAAAATTGCAACACTTGGtttcctgttttatttgtaTACAAAGTTATTTTAGTCATTGCACTGGAAAGATCTCAGTATAGATGGAACCTGTGGGTTTGGAGCCACAAGCCTTCTGATCCATTGTGTGAGTCACCTATCTCTCCTTGCTCCAGGTTCCAGTGCAGTGGTCCGATATGATCACACTGAAAGCCAGGATGACCAATTATGGCCTACCTAGGTACCAGTGGCTGACCCATGCTTGGAATTTCTTCCAGAGGGAGGTAAGATGACGGTTAATTCATGAACTAAAGTAATACCTGCTCAGTGAGTGTTATTTATCTGCTAAGGAAAAAGGTTTGGTTTTAAGTGAATAGGCAAATAAATGCAAGTTCATTTGGTATGAAACACTGTGTAGTGATGCTGTCTTTTGACATCACTTGGTATCCAATTCTTTAGTTTGTAGGCCCTAAAGGTAATTaaacaccaaaaccagaatgttaataaattcatttaaattgcTAACATTCTCATATCCTTTTTCAGTAAGGTTAGGACACCATTACCTTTTAGGATTACTGTAATGTTGAAGGATAtgatatatataaaattaaaaatctgcagGTAAAGTAAAATGAATGTGTCTATATGTTGTTTTAATATTAAACTGTGCTCCCCTTCCCATAGGCTCTGTTAGTTTCCTTTCATGGAGCTGTCATGGTTAAGATATGTTTAGCTGGAAAGGAATGGGAAAGGAAGTTTCCAAAAAGATGCCAACACTGTCTCTTTGGCCGAGGTTTGTGAAAGTGATGagggtttttatttcctttgactGGGGGGTgggaaacaaaccaaaaagcttCCTTGTATTCACAGCTTTGCCCTCTAGCCTACTAAAATTCAGAACTGTTTTTATAGAATGAAGTATTATGTTACAGAAACATGAAATTGCCCAAGGTAAAACCCATTAACTCCAAATATAACTCACGTGCAGGAACAGAACTCTTTAAATACCTGTCATTGTGCTGCCCTTGTTGAAATGTTGAAATCTATCATTGTTGTACAGATTTCCtgtttatttaaacatttcctgGCAGCACTTGGTTAGTCTGTATTTATACTAAAACCTGAAAGAAAGAGGTTACACACCAGCaccatccccccccccccccccccccccccacccccagttCCCTGCTCTGGCCATACAACTGCTCTGTGAAACTGAGTAATTCTTCATATGCAGGTAGAGTGTTTATGTCTGTTCTGTACCTGAGATAATATAATCAAGTGGTCTCAATCAGTTTTCATTGAATAGAGCTGGTACTGTATCCTGGTTTAAATGTATAGGTTGATTAAATTAAATACTGCCTCTTATCCTCCTAGTTGTTGTAGTTTCATCATAATGGCTGGTTATAATATGAATATTAATAGTAAAACTTCAACTAAGCCTTAATTTTTCTAGGGAAGAAGAACTTCCTTTTAGTTGTTAGAAGAAGTTTTAGAAGTTAGATTTTCCGTATGGCATCTGTGACCGTGATGAATGATTTGGAGAACTGAGAAAGCTCTTTTACAGTTTCTACTTAATTGGTGGACTCTCATTCATACTCCATCTACTTATAGTTCAGATGCTGGATGTATGAGCCTGGTATGTGCTTTATGTCTGAATAAGCACTTTACTTGTGGCCCTTCTTCAGTCAGCAGAATTGTAATTACAATTCTGTTACCAGAGATTCAGCCCTGATCAGCTTGGTATTCTTTCTTCTGTATCTTTTAACAGCTGAGATAGATGGGAAATGCGTTCTCCCCCAGTCCTCTTGCTGGTTTAATATCAGAGTTGTGACCATGCTAAGAAAGATGGAAAGGGTCAGCTGAAGTCAGGAAGCAAGAACTGGGCTGGGGAAGAAAAGATCCAAGAGTAAGAAAAGGATATTTAATGAGATGGTCTTTGCAATTGCAATGAGAAGCCAAAGCTTGAGCTTTCCATAAAGTCCAGCGGGGGGAGGATTTTGACTGAGTAACAAACCACTAAAAACTGAGACATGAGAGCTGTGgtaaagaaggaagaagtgaGATTTTTAAGAGGACTGATGAATTAAAGGCACAGTGTGTGCCAACATGTCTGGGCACTGATCTGCTTGATGGTGAACAATGAGTGGTGTGGAGTACAGGACTCTGGCTCTGAAGCGGGTTAAGAGGGGCAAATACGTTCCAAGCTTGTGGATCAAAGGAACCAGGGAATGACTTACACTCAGGCTGGTCCTGGAGGACATCCAGGCAGAAAAAAGTAGCATCTTGTTTCTGCAGCAAAGCGTGTTTTCAGTCATGTCAAGTCCACATCCAGTGCCAAACCAAATCTAATGTAGCAGCTTCATCCCTTTTCTATGTGAAAGCAGCTGCTAATGTGGTAGACTGGTCATTTGGCTTTAAATCTCAGGGTGTGCTTTGCAGAGGAGGTTGTTAGTCCTGGTGGGTTTTATAGGCAATTACAGCTCATCTGCTTTGCAgccaaacttcttttttttaaggttgaTTCTgttgcagtatttattttaatgtgataCCCCTTCCTTCCcgtttcagttttcctttcagcGTTTGTGATTTCTATACATTTTTGCTTactcttttaactttttttttctatattcaggtaaatctgtgcttttctgttttcaacaaATATGTCTGTAGTTGTAGCCTTGCAAGAATAGTCCACTAGTAAGACCTTTTTCAGCTACTCCTTTTAGCCACCAGTATACTTGTTCGTTAGTCCCCATTTTGACATGAAATTGTGTTAGTTCCCTATAGTAAGGCCAGGAGAATCCCGAGATAGGACAATTTCTGTGAAGCATCCTTTGAGGAAGCAATTGGGATTTAAAGCACAGAGCAGTATCATTGGCTGTTTCTGAAGTATTCATTGGTCACTAcattacatttttcatgtgaCTTTTATGTCAAAGTACAGCAAAACAAGATACATGGAAGCACTTGTAGATGTTTTTAGTTCTATGTAAATGTTTTGGAAGTTGGTATTAGGAACTTAGGTTTTTTGCTGACCTACTTTACCTACTGAAGAAGTAGCATAATTATTACTGATCTTGGCTAATCCTTCCTTTGCAGTTTAAATGTTGTGGCGTGGTGTACTTCACAGACTGGCTAGAAATGACAGAATTGGACTGGCCGCCTGACTCCTGTTGTGTCAGAGAATTCCCAGGATGCTCTAAGCAGGCACATCATGAGGATCTCAGTGACCTTTATCAGGAGGTAAGGAGAAAACTGTGGATATATTGGAAGGTTTTGTACATTCTTCCTGATCCAATAATTTTCCAAATTCATCATTTGCAGTGCAACGGAGTAATTTGTTTGTAGAGTAGTTGTGTTTATGGAAAGTGTTTATGAATATTATTTGTTAATGCTGAAACagggggaggaaagaaggaagaatgaaGCCATCCACCCACCCTTACCTGGAAGTGAGATGGGTTAGTGGCAGTGCAGTTAAAATCTGAGATGTGCTTAAACTTTGGAGTGTTTATTTTATATCAGTGAGGTTGGAGTTCAAATTTGTTCCaatccaaaattttaaaattatgtatgaaataatttaagacTAGTTATAAATTAGGCACCATACCATCAAGCTACTGCAGGGTAAGTGGAAGAATACTTTGGTGAAATGTACAGTGAAGGATGCTTTTGAGAATCCCTTTGGAGGATGAGAGCTCTCTTGTTAACAGGTCTCATGCTAGGAGGCAGCTAATTCAGTTGTTGTACTCTGAGCATGCATAGAAGCTTCTTGTGAAAATACTCTTTCTCTCTACATTACAGTATGATTATTTGAAGAGTTacaaaaaaagccttaaaacaAGGCGAGAACCTGTTTGAACTCAAAGTGGATAAGGGAGGTCCTCACGGTAACAAGACATTACTGTTTTTAGGgtgaaaattataaaaacaagTAAATATGTTCTTTGCAAAAACTCTGTTCTCACAAATATTGTCTAAAGTCACTTTTGTCTGGAAACTTTGTTAGCTGGCATTTTTTTATGCTGACAGACCTCTGAAGACCTATAATTGTCCATTCAGTAACAGCAGAATGACCAACAGTCCAGGTAGTCCAACAGCAACAGAAGGCATGTCTCAGTTATGTAGTTATGAGGACCTGAGAAGAGGTGCATTCTTCACTGGATTGCTTTTAGAGTAATACAGGGTGTATAGGAAGGAGGATGGGCCTGAGAATCATGCTTTCAGATGCTGCAGCATGAACATTTCTCCAGTGGATGGTGTAGCTCTACATTATGGAAGAGTACCCAAAGaaccattttattttcacctAGTCTCTTTAAGGCTGTTTAAGACCTGTTCTTACAAGAATGTGTTGCATGGCTCTTGTTCAAGAGCTATGGAGCAACACCTCTGAAGCAGAGGAGATTCGCTGTATGAACAAGCCAAAATGAATATTGGCTATTGCCAGTAAACAATCAAGTTTCGGGGAAATTAATTTGTATGGTATTGGCTCTatgaacagaaattatttaatctaATCTGGAGTTTCTGACATCCATCCTAGAAGGCTGTGTTCTTCCACTAGGAAGAGAGAAGATAGAGCTGCCAAAAGGCCGGTGCCTCAGGAGGCCAGTCTGTGCTAAGGAACTTAAAGACAGTGGCAGAGgctgtttttttttcaacagctACTTGTAGATGCTCTCCTGCCTTCTGGCAAGGCTCACAGCACTGACAGCACTGATTATGCTTTAGAAGTGTCAGTCCCTGAATGAGAAAGCCATTCAGGCTTCTTCTGGGGCCTGTCAGTCTCttacacattttgaaaaactaaaaattgtGGCTCGCTCTGCAATAAAGGTTGCTTTTTGTAATACTGTTGCTACTGTTAATACCATAGAAGTCTGTAGTAGAGAGCCTTCAAGGAGTGTATGGAAGCAGTAGAACATTCATTTGCCCCCTGCTTCATTCTTAGGTGAAAAGGCAGGATTATGTAACCAGTGTCACTCAATGAAAAATTGCTCTTTGAGCCCAGGAAGCGCAAAAATTTCTGAGAAGTATTAGTCATTGGAATGCAGTGTCTAAAGTGCAAGGTTTTCTTCTGTCATCTCTTTTGGTAACATTTCATGCCCATGCCATATTCCAGGAAAGTGGTTCTCTGGGCACTTCATATGTTCAAGTTCTTTTGGTTCTATTTGTAGAAAATTAATAGCTAAAGATGATTATTATGTAGGACATAAGGGCTGTGTTAAGACCCACTTGATAAAAGAAAGGCTGCTTGGcgctttttttttaaagaaatctgaaGGGGGCATATTTATGGTTCTTCCCCTACTGTACCGCAGAGCATTTTGGATGGATTCAGCACTTAGCAAAAATTCGTTTTTGCGGAATCCATTTCAAAAAGGGACAGGCTTTGTTTGGTTGTATCAGCcacaaaaatacttaatttctctttgagATACATACAATATTTTGTTggcaaaatgtttcttttcatggCTCTTGCCTGTGGGGTGTTTAACAGATTCTTACAGTACGCTTGCTAATAAGTTTATCAGTATCATGCAAAACCAACATACACTTCCAAGACTAATCTGCCTAACTTCTGCTTTGGagagctgaagggaaaaagcttttttagaAAGTGATTCAAACCAAACTTGCATAGTCTGGTGGTTTGAGAGGGAGCCTGATAAGATTAGCCTCGCTAGCCTAAAATTGGTTTATGTAAATATTTGGCCAGTCCTTTCtggtacttcagaaaaattctttGTAGTACTTCAGAAAACTGGAGTTTGGTTTGTCTGGGACTGATAACTTGTTTTGTTGTAGCTGTGCTGTGATTTTTTGCTGGGAACTCAGAACTTTCTATAGTATTAAACTGGAATCCTTCgcaatttaatttttgcagAAAGGAAGGTGGCTTACAGTTCTGCTTGAAAGTATTTTTGGCAGGAATCATGTTGTCCCTGCTGAATATTGAAAGCTATTTTTCAATTGTCCTAGTCTTCCCGAATTGCTTTTATTCTGATGAGCTTCACCTTTGGTGCAGTTTCATGAACAGACTGACCTTAGAAAGAGCATGGTTGTGAGGGAAGTGTGAAGATGATGATGTGGCTTTGGAGGTTTGTTGTGGTCTGAGGACAAGAGGAGCTCTGCCCATCTTGTGATTGGGAACTGCAGCCTAGATAAAATGATTGGTAGGAGTTgataccttaaaaaaaacccccaaacttgaatgttcaatattttctttcattttctggcATAATTTTTAGTATACTCAAAATTCATTGTAATTaaatgaattttgttttaattttagtttgctttagtttttaattttaaaatttgctttaatatACTTCTGAGTATACTCAAAATTTGGTTGTACAAAAGATTGGTTGAGTTTGCTGATGGCTTACCTTTTCTGCTCAGAGAAGTGCCTTACTTCAGTTCAGGTTCTTATTCTATGATATAGTAAATTAGTAATATATGCTAAATAAGAAATACatgctttttctatttctagaCTGAAAGTATAAAATAGCCTGTTTAATACATATGAATCAAGCCTTTAATCCGTAGCTTTGTAGGAATCTGAAGCTGATTCTTCTGAATGATTGCTGCAAAGTTTTATACTACATATGACTTGTCAACAAGAGCTCCCCACTTAGTGACAAACTTCTACTTTTGCTGAGGAAAGTATATTTATGTACTGCTTAATTGCAGGCTATCAACTATGAAAATGTTAcataagcagaaataaaatgcatgaatGTGAAGTTAACAGGGCTGGCTGGGTGTTTCTCAGTTTTGAAACTGATTTTGAACGTGTATTAGAACTataaaaacatcattaaatGGAGGAAAACAGTCTATCTAGATTGGGCATAATTTATCTCAGTTATGTGTCTGTGTACTGCAGGAGATGTAGGAATTAATGTTATTGCTCTCCATTAGTGGGTGTTTTCTCTAGGCAACAAATGAACTGAGTTTGAATATTGCTATGGTGgagcatttttaaattgtgacCAGCATCCACCTTCATCTCTTTAAGTTATCAAAAGTATTAAAATGCGTCCAGTTTCtctgtaattaaaaacaaatttgggAAATAGTATAACTAAACTGCCTTCCAGTTGAACAAAAGAAGATGCCAACGTGACAGGTTTTGTTGTCCTGCCCCCCACCAAGTCCAATTATGTTacattttgttgtttgtggttttttttgaaatttcatAGAATGCATACTTGCTTcgttttctgtgtgtttgctgctgtttagaaaatgaaacagtgaaATGAGCAAAGACATTGAGATCTTTTAATTTACTCTGGTACAATTATCATAGagtacattaattttatttagatCCTGAATGAAAATCTGTTGACTACAGTatgaattttgtgtgtgtggcaAAAATGGGGCCTTTCATCAAATATATTTAGGACTGTAGCATTTGAAATTGTCTTTGGGGAAATTGGCTTTGGGGAATTTCAGTGTGATTGAAAAGCCTTATTTATCATGTCCTGTCTTCAAATTCCATCACTTTGATtgattgctttattttcttagaaaagtGGTAAGAAATATGAAGTGAGGatataaatgtgaaaaataacattCTCAAGACAGTGCCCATTTTGATGGGTTCCTTATGTCAGCTTCTGGGACCAGTGCCCAGACAGGTTGTTATTCTGAATTTTCCCTTGATATGTATATTGCTTTGATAATTGTGCTGTGAAACCCTGCAAAGTTTAGAATAGAGAATAAGCATCATGCAGAATAGCAAAGGCCCCTCTCTTCATGGTTTTATCTTCTCTTAAGACTGGGCATTGCCCTTACTGAGCAATGAACATTGTCACTTGTGTTTTGCACTGTTAGCCAGTagttcccagagctgctgcctctccctggaTCCTTGCTGCCTTACAAGGGCTTGGGAGCTTTTCTGAAGCCTTGTGTGGTAGTTAGTTGGCCGTGTAAGCAAACTGTAGAGCCTGCATTGAAGGTTTGGAAAGAGCTAAATTCCCTTTTTGTGAACATcaacttaaaacattttaacGTAGTGTTCATCAGATGTTTTCTGATGAGGTTACGCAGGTCCGTAGATCCCTCCTACAGTACTGTTTTAGCTCCAGAGTGTGGTATTATCTGTAGAAAAAGTCtaaaagagtttaaaataattgacAACCCTGAAGATCTTCAAtttgaggagagaaaaaagatgaTAAAGAGGACTTCAATGGCTTTTAAGCCTTCACAAAACCAGTTGAGTTTCTTTAACCATTAGTGAGAGTTGATAGGAACTCAGATCCACTGTGAGTGATTTCTGAATTGAAAAGTAGCACAAATCTCTTCCAGTAGTCTGTGTATGAGAAAATTTAAAGTTTGCATTATGGAAGCACTTAAAAACtaggcaaaataattttcaaagtattGTTTGAAGGAGCTGAGAGAGAGATTCTTGGGAGCCAGAAAAGATAGCAGTGGGTAGGATGAGCTAAGCCTTGGGAACTGCAAACCAAATATTACtgactgtttttttttaatctatttttgttttataggGATGCGGTAAAAAAATGTACACTTTTTTGAGAGGGACGAAGCAATTGCAAGTGCTGAGATTTCTAGGAATCTCTATTGGAGTAACGCAGATCCTGGCTATGATCCTCACTATTACTTTGCTATGGGCTCTGTACTATGACAGAAGAGATCCCAGAGCAGATCAGATCATGGCACTGAAGAGTGATACCTCGCAGGAGCTGTCATGTCATTCCATGGAGCTACTGAAACCAAGCCTGACCAGGATCTTTGAACATACATCCATGGCAAACAGCTTCAATACACACTTTGAAATGGAAGAGCTATAAGTGATGCAATGAATCTGTGAAGTCACAGAggattttaattgttttgttgttaattttgttctgttcaTCAAATATGCCAAATATATGTCTTCTTATGCATCAGAAGCCAGTTAATGAATGGAAGTGAAGGAGACCAGCAAAGAGAGATGAGCCTCTCATCAGCCTTGGAGCCATGGCCTCAGCCGTGAAACAGTTGATTTGGGGGGTTGTTTTATAAAAGGCACCCATTCAGTTGGACACAGTAATACTCTACTTATTGTCACAAGCTGTGTGAAGTGTAAAACACTGACTCATTCACAGGTAGACTGAACCTGTAGGGAAGCATgatgggaagggaggaggaaataTTCGTCTTCTgaagaagcagctgtgctttaagcaaacaaaatgtGACTTCAGCTGAAATTGACTTTTAATAAGCCATTTAGAAAATGTCTTAATCAGGGATCTATGTATGTATAATTGTGCATTTTCATGTGTGCATGGAAAGCAGAGCTACAATTCAAGTTAATACTTGGATTTAAAAATTtgcaagatttttaaaaagggcgagactttcttttttctaacaAAACCTTTATCTTAGCTTTCGTTGTTAAAGATGTTCtaaaacttctatttttatCTAACATAAcgattttttaattttaaatgtattaaacagggattgaaaacaaaactgtagcTCCAGACAGTAGACTTCAGTTTTCtggaaaattcttctttcaAACAGTTTGTTCTGTGGACTGTTTCTTAGGAGAAAACCTTAAGCATTCTTTCTGAAATGGGAATCAATATGGGAGTAGCACATTTTTATAGATAAATCTTTTCTCCTGTCCGTGATTCCCCTGAAGCTAGAAACAAAAGACTGCAAGAAAAATGCTTACAGGTCTGGATGCTATTGCAATAATTGTAAAAGTACATGAGGAAAAATTTTACTTTGGTGACTATTTCATTAAGAGCTCTCTGGTGGCTTAAAATGCCAGCCGGAAACAagattaaaatgtatttattgagGTGGGGAAAGTgcattttactgtatttttatgaaCAATGTCTATGTCATAGGATTATTTTTACAATTGGCCACGCTCTTGAAATACGTATTTGTTCCACTGAGTATAGTAGTTTGTGGCAAATGGgctttttacaaaatattacatttaaaaagttcttccatttgttttggaatttgtaaaaggaaaaaaaagcaaggtgTGATTTGTAAacaataaaattgcttttctcttaaattccaaaatggcttttttatttttaagtcctAGAGTGGGAATGCTTTGGAGGGGCATTGGGAGCGTCTTCCTGCCTAGTGTGAATTAATTGGATGTGTCTTTACCCATTCCACTTACTCTGTTGTGGAGTAATATTCCAGTGCAATgtaagtgtatttttcttttttttttattgcttctgaGAAAACTTCTTAAGGGCTTGTGAAATTAAGCTCTTCCATTGTGTGGGctgttgtttgcttttcagcagTCTGCATGTGGGTGTAATTATTTCAAGGGTACTATTGCGAGCAAGATTACGTTTCTGCTTTTGTACTTCTATAGATGCTGATACTTATTTTGGGAGGTAAAAAGAAGAGTGGAGAGACCATCCCAAAATTTTGCTTGGAGTATCTTTGTCAGGAATACTTTCTTATGTTCTGTTTTGGAAAGCCTTGGCCTGGTGTTACTGCACAGGTACAGCCGAGTTCCAACCCCTCCCACTGCTCAGCCTGGGTAGTGTTGCTGTAGCTAAGGGTGAGGTTCCTGTGTGGATGAGGAGCAGGTGTCTCACAAAGTCTGGCTGTAGAGCAACTCCGGGCTTCGGAGTGCCACAGAGACCAGTGGTGCTGCACAGCGGGCTGAGTTGTCATTCGCTCCTgtttaaaaccaacaaaaaaagtcTGTACAAACCACAATTTGTGGAATCTTGATTATGGATTACATGAACACTGCTGCATTTGGCAGTGAGTTACTGCTGAATGTAGGGAATTTCACTTAAGTAATGTAAAAAAAGTGAcgtaaaaagaaatacaaaattcccttttccaggaACCTCAGCCCTTAAAGCTTTACCCAGGGAGTGTCTGTGGAAGCTCCCTTAGCCGTGCTTCAAATATCCCTGGTCTTTCCATGCGAGGACTGCTCAGACTATCAGTGGGGGTTGCCTGTGTATCTTGTGTCCAGGTTAGAGCTCATGAAGGAGCAAATATGGCAAGCCAAGGTAGGGGGATGTATTGGAATTCAGAGATACTTACAGCCCAGGTCATTTGGTTTTAGGCTGTCTGGGTGCTGAGGAACCACTGCTTTCAGATGtagtcaggttttttttaacagcagaggGATTGCTTTGGGGAGGCCTCCTTTGATACAGAACCAGCCTCCCAAAGCAGTGTTTATGGACCTCCACAACAACGAACATCGGCAGTCAGGGAAACCTCACTTGGGCTTGGCTACCCAACTCCTGAGCCAGTCTGCGTTCTGGCAGAGAATCTTTCTGAGTATTTAACCACATATGCAGATGTAGGTCTCAGCTGTAAATTGGAACACTTTAAGAATCTTTTCTTTGAC encodes:
- the TSPAN12 gene encoding tetraspanin-12; the protein is MAREDSVKCLRCLLYALNLLFWLMSVSILGVSAWLRDYLNNVLTLTAETRVEEAVILTYFPVVHPVMIAVCCFLIIVGMLGYCGTVKRNLLLLVWYFGSLLVIFCIELACGVWTYEQEITVPVQWSDMITLKARMTNYGLPRYQWLTHAWNFFQREFKCCGVVYFTDWLEMTELDWPPDSCCVREFPGCSKQAHHEDLSDLYQEGCGKKMYTFLRGTKQLQVLRFLGISIGVTQILAMILTITLLWALYYDRRDPRADQIMALKSDTSQELSCHSMELLKPSLTRIFEHTSMANSFNTHFEMEEL